The following proteins are co-located in the Anomalospiza imberbis isolate Cuckoo-Finch-1a 21T00152 chromosome 1, ASM3175350v1, whole genome shotgun sequence genome:
- the HHATL gene encoding protein-cysteine N-palmitoyltransferase HHAT-like protein isoform X1, producing MGVKAMLPSYELGFYALVVTCAVLYSGSGILEASRDSMNRKAFRDGIKPGWHYFGRKMDVADFEWVMWFTSFRNIIIFALSGHVLFGKICSMTVPQHRAVMYMIYGVLAVLGSMGLVYLMIILSHCLLLYSVALAKQKWLCYVAGLCCLASFKVEPFGSWQSGFVTGAFDLQDVLFYGGCTFTIMRCVSFALESSEKKEGIYSIFDLLKYNFYLPFFFFGPVMTFDQFHAQVSTRELRRKDDEMKSIRVNALLHVGAIVAVDIFFHFFYILTLPSDLKFVNRLSDWSLAGLAYSNLVYDWVKAAVMFGVINTIARLDHLDPPQPPKCITMLYIFAETHFDRGINDWLCKYVYDHIGENHDNILKELVASITTFAITTLWLGPCQVVYIWSLVNCFGLNFELWVQKFFQLGPFAKLEAKLSGAMSRRIRAAFGAVNFWAIVLYNILALNSLEFALLVTKRLLVIGFPVSTLSIWFITYCGVQLIKERERVLAIQEEEKGDKAKVE from the exons atgggggttaAGGCGATGCTCCCCAGCTACGAGCTGGGGTTTTATGCCCTCGTGGTGACCTGTGCCGTGCTCTACAGCGGCAGCGGCATCTTGGAGGCATCCAGAG ACAGCATGAACAGAAAGGCCTTTCGGGATGGCATAAAGCCAGGCTGGCACTACTTTGGCAGGAAGATG gatgTGGCTGATTTTGAGTGGGTGATGTGGTTCACCTCGTTCAGGAACATCATCATCTTCGCCCTCTCAGGACACGTCCTCTTCGGCAAGATCTGCTCCATGACTGTGCCACAG CACCGGGCTGTGATGTACATGATCTATGgggtcctggctgtgctgggcagcatGGGGCTGGTCTACCTGATGATCATCCTCTCCCACTGCCTGCTCCTCTACTCGGTGGCCCTGGCCAAGCAGAAGTGGCTCTGCTACGTGgccgggctctgctgcctcGCCTCCTTCAAGGTGGAGCCCTTTGGCTCGTGGCAG AGTGGGTTTGTGACGGGAGCTTTTGATCTCCAAGATGTCCTTTTCTACGGAGGGTGCACCTTCACCATCATGCGCTGCGTGAGCTTTGCCCTCGAGAGCTCTGAGAAGAAAGAGGGCATCTACTCCATCTTCGACCTCCTCAAGTACAACTTCTACCTCCCATTCTTCTTCTTCGGGCCTGTCATGACGTTTGACCAGTTCCACGCCCAG GTGAGCACACGAGAGCTGAGGCGCAAGGACGACGAGATGAAGAGCATCCGTGTCAATGCCCTGCTCCACGTGGGGGCCATCGTGGCTGTGGACATCTTCTTCCACTTCTTCTACATCCTCACCCTCCCTTCTGACCTGAAGTTCGTGAACCGCCTCTCGGACTGGTCCTTGG CTGGCCTGGCCTACTCCAATCTGGTCTATGACTGGGTGAAGGCTGCTGTCATGTTTGGGGTCATCAACACCATCGCCAGACTGGACCATCTGGACCCACCCCAGCCCCCAAAATGCATCACCATGCTCTACATCTTTGCCGAAAC GCATTTTGACAGAGGGATTAATGACTGGCTGTGCAA GTATGTGTATGACCACATTGGAGAGAACCATGACAATATCCTGAAGGAGCTGGTGGCCAGCATCACCACCTTTGCCATCACCACGCTGTGGCTGGGGCCCTGCCAGGTCGTTTACATCTGGTCCCTCGTCAACTGCTTCGGCCTCAACTTTGAGCTCTGGGTGCAGAAGTTCTTCCAGCTGGGGCCCTTTGCCAAGCTGGAG GCCAAGCTGTCAGGGGCCATGTCTCGGCGGATCAGGGCAGCTTTTGGGGCGGTGAACTTCTGGGCCATCGTCCTCTACAACATCCTGgccctcaacagcctggagttTGCACTGCTGGTGACCAAGAGACTCCTTGTGATAG GTTTCCCTGTGAGCACCTTGTCCATCTGGTTCATCACGTACTGCGGCGTGCAGCTGATCAAGGAGCGCGAGCGCGTCCTGGCCAtccaggaggaggagaagggtgACAAGGCAAAGGTGGAGTAG
- the HHATL gene encoding protein-cysteine N-palmitoyltransferase HHAT-like protein isoform X2 codes for MNRKAFRDGIKPGWHYFGRKMDVADFEWVMWFTSFRNIIIFALSGHVLFGKICSMTVPQHRAVMYMIYGVLAVLGSMGLVYLMIILSHCLLLYSVALAKQKWLCYVAGLCCLASFKVEPFGSWQSGFVTGAFDLQDVLFYGGCTFTIMRCVSFALESSEKKEGIYSIFDLLKYNFYLPFFFFGPVMTFDQFHAQVSTRELRRKDDEMKSIRVNALLHVGAIVAVDIFFHFFYILTLPSDLKFVNRLSDWSLAGLAYSNLVYDWVKAAVMFGVINTIARLDHLDPPQPPKCITMLYIFAETHFDRGINDWLCKYVYDHIGENHDNILKELVASITTFAITTLWLGPCQVVYIWSLVNCFGLNFELWVQKFFQLGPFAKLEAKLSGAMSRRIRAAFGAVNFWAIVLYNILALNSLEFALLVTKRLLVIGFPVSTLSIWFITYCGVQLIKERERVLAIQEEEKGDKAKVE; via the exons ATGAACAGAAAGGCCTTTCGGGATGGCATAAAGCCAGGCTGGCACTACTTTGGCAGGAAGATG gatgTGGCTGATTTTGAGTGGGTGATGTGGTTCACCTCGTTCAGGAACATCATCATCTTCGCCCTCTCAGGACACGTCCTCTTCGGCAAGATCTGCTCCATGACTGTGCCACAG CACCGGGCTGTGATGTACATGATCTATGgggtcctggctgtgctgggcagcatGGGGCTGGTCTACCTGATGATCATCCTCTCCCACTGCCTGCTCCTCTACTCGGTGGCCCTGGCCAAGCAGAAGTGGCTCTGCTACGTGgccgggctctgctgcctcGCCTCCTTCAAGGTGGAGCCCTTTGGCTCGTGGCAG AGTGGGTTTGTGACGGGAGCTTTTGATCTCCAAGATGTCCTTTTCTACGGAGGGTGCACCTTCACCATCATGCGCTGCGTGAGCTTTGCCCTCGAGAGCTCTGAGAAGAAAGAGGGCATCTACTCCATCTTCGACCTCCTCAAGTACAACTTCTACCTCCCATTCTTCTTCTTCGGGCCTGTCATGACGTTTGACCAGTTCCACGCCCAG GTGAGCACACGAGAGCTGAGGCGCAAGGACGACGAGATGAAGAGCATCCGTGTCAATGCCCTGCTCCACGTGGGGGCCATCGTGGCTGTGGACATCTTCTTCCACTTCTTCTACATCCTCACCCTCCCTTCTGACCTGAAGTTCGTGAACCGCCTCTCGGACTGGTCCTTGG CTGGCCTGGCCTACTCCAATCTGGTCTATGACTGGGTGAAGGCTGCTGTCATGTTTGGGGTCATCAACACCATCGCCAGACTGGACCATCTGGACCCACCCCAGCCCCCAAAATGCATCACCATGCTCTACATCTTTGCCGAAAC GCATTTTGACAGAGGGATTAATGACTGGCTGTGCAA GTATGTGTATGACCACATTGGAGAGAACCATGACAATATCCTGAAGGAGCTGGTGGCCAGCATCACCACCTTTGCCATCACCACGCTGTGGCTGGGGCCCTGCCAGGTCGTTTACATCTGGTCCCTCGTCAACTGCTTCGGCCTCAACTTTGAGCTCTGGGTGCAGAAGTTCTTCCAGCTGGGGCCCTTTGCCAAGCTGGAG GCCAAGCTGTCAGGGGCCATGTCTCGGCGGATCAGGGCAGCTTTTGGGGCGGTGAACTTCTGGGCCATCGTCCTCTACAACATCCTGgccctcaacagcctggagttTGCACTGCTGGTGACCAAGAGACTCCTTGTGATAG GTTTCCCTGTGAGCACCTTGTCCATCTGGTTCATCACGTACTGCGGCGTGCAGCTGATCAAGGAGCGCGAGCGCGTCCTGGCCAtccaggaggaggagaagggtgACAAGGCAAAGGTGGAGTAG